In Bacillota bacterium, the DNA window TCTTCGGCAGGCGCCCATCCTGTATCCGAGCCGAACTTTTCCCAGCGGAATACTGTACAATCGGGATAATAGTGTTCTTCTGTTCCGGAATCAGAATTATAGACTTCTTCTCCGCGAGAATCAAGGTGGTACCACAGGGCCAGGGCTGCCTGTTTGCCGGTATCCTCCTGGTTAGGTGGATTGAGGACATCCATTTTCTGATAACCAATGCTGGCCTCTTCCATAAGTGTCAGGGTACCTTGCCATTGCGCACTTCTAATCTCATTCCCACCGGCGTCAAAAGCCACACCACCCCCGGCACCTGACTCGTTACCCTGCCAGGTGAAGATGTCCAGGCCATTGTGTTCCACGCCATTCGCATTTGTAGGGTCCATTGCCCAACCCAGCAGCAGTTCCGGCCGACCGTCCCCGGTAATATCGACAAAGCCGGCATGGTCCAGGGCATATCCTAATGCCTCGTTTAGTTCCCAGACTTTTTCCCAGTTGTTTTGTTTTTTCTTTAAAAGAATTGCTCCCAATTCGCCGGGGTTTTGCCCTACGAGATAGGTGGCTAGCAGTTCGTCCTCACCATCGCCATCAATGTCCTGTTGCTGGATGGCCTTCGCCCCATCGGGATTATTCGGTGTTTCCAACTTGGCTCCAGGTGGCAGAGACTCTTGCACCACCGTTTTTAGTGGAACGTTATCCTGGGTTTGCGCACCGGCCGGCCGGGGTGCCGTAATCATACTCCCCGGTGACGGCAGCATGGAACAGCCGCTGATTAACAAGCCCCCTGACAGCAGTAACCCTGACATCAATAGTTTCCAGTTCATATATATCCCCCTCTTAACTCCAATTTTTTTTACTGACTTCCCGGTACCAGAAGTTACCTTACAGTATAAATCCTTTAGAGAAAAAAAGGGTTATGGAAGGATTAAAAAAGGTTACTAAAAGGTTACATATTGCGCTAATTTTTTGGCAAGTTGAAAAGAGTCAAACTTATGTCCCGTCAAAAAATCCAAGCCTTCTGACCAACGGTGACCTAAATACAGCGCGGCTGCCGTCCCACCGGCAAGATAAAAGTCTTTAAGCAAACCCAACTGGGTCAATTGCTCAAGAAAGGAATGTCGTTCCGCCGACATGATGTCTTCAAACATAACATTTTCTCCTCTGATATCCCTAATATGTTTTGCCATAGGAGAGCAGTCTTTTGGGAAATCTGGCGAGCTGCTTTTCACCACTACTGATATCTGTTCTTGAGTGTATGAACGATATACCCAACGGTTTGCCTAAGATCCCCGTATTCCAGAATCCGTTCAATAAGCTGATACCAATTAGCATCTTTATCAAGTCCGGGCATCATATTTCCAAAAAAGCTTGTATAAGTTCTCCGGTAGCATAGCTAATCACCTTCCGATTGATAGTATTATACCATATTATGGTTACGTAGTTACTTTATTCCCGGCTAACAACCGTGAATTGTTCTACCAGAAAGAAACCCCGGGGTAACTTTCATTACTTCCGAGGTTTTGAATTTGGTTACCCTGCCGGAAGGCATAAACACCATAACCCTACTAAGCCGGGCAACCCGCCCATCGGCATGCTGGGAAGAGGGACTTGGTAGGACAAATAGCAAGACAAGGTGACAGGGACTTGTCCTGCAGAGAAATATGAATAAACTTGCCGGGATGGTAGAATATGCCAAGGACCCGGTCATGGTAGCAA includes these proteins:
- a CDS encoding nucleotidyl transferase AbiEii/AbiGii toxin family protein translates to MFEDIMSAERHSFLEQLTQLGLLKDFYLAGGTAAALYLGHRWSEGLDFLTGHKFDSFQLAKKLAQYVTF
- a CDS encoding tetratricopeptide repeat protein codes for the protein MNWKLLMSGLLLSGGLLISGCSMLPSPGSMITAPRPAGAQTQDNVPLKTVVQESLPPGAKLETPNNPDGAKAIQQQDIDGDGEDELLATYLVGQNPGELGAILLKKKQNNWEKVWELNEALGYALDHAGFVDITGDGRPELLLGWAMDPTNANGVEHNGLDIFTWQGNESGAGGGVAFDAGGNEIRSAQWQGTLTLMEEASIGYQKMDVLNPPNQEDTGKQAALALWYHLDSRGEEVYNSDSGTEEHYYPDCTVFRWEKFGSDTGWAPAEDLYPEYFKNVVAFYQENVKEMPEDPHYWSSLANAQVGANLPEDALKSISKGEAIKSDDLKNSHWLVVKGEALNKLGRYEEARSTLTNAIEVLEGENGYGNGMAYFNLGQSYAGLKETDKAKAAYEKALEIIKQFEKRHNYSGYSQQPMVQRALEKL